One genomic segment of Catalinimonas alkaloidigena includes these proteins:
- a CDS encoding translocation/assembly module TamB domain-containing protein: MHKLASIITERTGFQTSIKNVNIKWFDTIVLDSIVVVDDDKIPMIYVDEIAIDFDIRTFTDGQNIFLSEAHLQGGQVNLIKSPVDSTLNMTRFIENVRSIFRKRGKKRSSSPPVFTISDVHLRDLKFSYSDLERPPITDAFDYNHFKLENIQGDVEDFRVVADTLELMINTLRCYEPVNDFTIHDFIGFYRYTNQSMTFQNFDLYAGNSTIRDSVVFNYDGKEDLSYFNDSITINANIKQSEIYSRDLALFAPSMHRFDEFYTISGKFDGEVRNFTARDFILDYGARSHLAGDASFNGLPNFKETFINLELSDALIDTRDLEQYINDQQTYLNVRKFGDIKFRGEFLGFPNDFVANGSAETALGNIASDINLKLAEQPIYSGSLALTDFNLAAFSPEPGLFQKTTFKGTINGNGLSIDDADFQLDANFKYLGINHYRYKNISTNAHFAKSFFEGKLDIQDPNLKFSLNGTLDLRNGKEDIVLQAKLDTAFLKTLNLTEEEIFIRTELSTNTKGFKVDDLVGNASFRKLFVSYENRNLAIDTLSFTSIKDQNERIFSLYSDKFDANLRGDYDFSYLVNDVEELVKEYRLIFTNNAEDLQAYYSSKQVKPIESYRNDKYELNYDISLDDINPLLQLFDPQLSISNNTRLNGKFTGGYTNIITLHSKIDTIKYANSILLDNTVDISTSKIADSTEILAMVYLESERQEIDKDELNLNTENFIFEAIWSDDHIDFQQNVKQEYTNNHAAISGELRFLNDTTEVIFNPSDLLVLDHPWYFSDSNKIVYSDKELVFNSFSLFNESHDEGLQEIALFGSLSEDPEKMLTLKVDNFQVDNLSPLLKRNYQGEVNGFMDIQNVFESASDSTRQLVLDSEFSIGDFSINNFAVGKIITLADWDNINKELRLNLMVNRDGERIISLNGGYKPRLINDPLNMKATFQNMNINILEPYFDEFFSEFGGTADGEFSISGSLQYPILMGQGNIQDGSIKINYLNTSYTFDGGIFFDENTIGVKDLALFDQRNNKAVFNGGFFHDGFTNFVIDLTGDLDNVAVLNTGLKDNDLFYGKGYATGKVNLLGAIENMNISARVTTEKGTKIFIPMESIEDVQQSDFISFVNFKDSIKNESGVDKINPTGVNLDLEIDISPDAYGELIFDIKTGDIIRGRGDGQLQLLLSSAGEFSMFGDISFLEGGYNFTLYNIINKEFKIQPGSTISWLGDPYGGIVDITATYQQLASLEPLINISDEETSDEIRRRYDAIVNMDLTGDLMSPNIDFAIDVQNYPENNVQLQAAVETLKNNALYGEEELKRQVFSLIVLRRFSELGSFEGSGNFVSSSVSEFLSNQFSYWLSQVDENLEIDVDLGSFDEDRFNTFQLRLSYTFLDGRLRVTRDGGFTNVNNEADAASVIGDVTLEYLLTQNGKYRVKVYNKNNFNSLLSGVGATNYTNQGISLMHVESFDKIKELFINARNTAIDKNNVLPSQQVQDSTQLEPTGNIPFFKPDKGKELIPE, from the coding sequence GTGCACAAACTTGCCAGTATTATTACAGAAAGAACTGGCTTTCAAACATCTATCAAAAACGTTAATATTAAATGGTTTGATACCATAGTATTGGATAGCATAGTCGTAGTGGATGATGATAAAATCCCGATGATTTATGTGGATGAGATCGCGATTGACTTTGACATAAGGACCTTCACTGATGGTCAAAATATATTCCTGAGTGAGGCCCACTTACAGGGTGGACAGGTAAACCTGATCAAAAGTCCGGTAGATAGTACACTTAACATGACCCGGTTTATTGAAAATGTAAGGAGCATTTTCAGAAAAAGAGGTAAAAAAAGATCTTCATCTCCTCCTGTTTTCACAATTTCAGATGTTCACCTTAGGGATTTAAAGTTCAGCTATTCTGATCTTGAGAGGCCTCCTATCACAGATGCATTTGATTACAACCACTTTAAGCTAGAAAATATTCAAGGTGATGTAGAAGATTTCAGAGTCGTAGCAGATACACTGGAACTTATGATAAATACGCTAAGGTGTTACGAGCCAGTCAATGATTTTACTATTCATGACTTTATTGGCTTTTATCGCTACACAAATCAATCCATGACCTTCCAGAATTTTGATCTGTACGCTGGAAATAGTACGATAAGAGATTCAGTGGTATTTAATTATGATGGCAAAGAAGATTTGAGCTATTTCAACGATAGCATCACCATCAATGCTAATATCAAACAGTCTGAAATATATTCACGTGACTTAGCGCTCTTCGCACCTTCCATGCATCGTTTTGATGAGTTTTATACAATCAGTGGAAAGTTTGATGGAGAGGTTAGAAACTTTACCGCCCGTGATTTTATTCTGGACTATGGTGCCAGAAGTCACCTGGCCGGAGATGCAAGTTTCAATGGCTTACCAAACTTCAAAGAAACGTTTATAAACCTGGAGCTTTCAGATGCATTAATTGATACTCGTGACCTTGAGCAGTATATCAACGATCAGCAAACTTATCTAAACGTTCGTAAATTTGGTGATATTAAATTCCGAGGGGAGTTTTTAGGGTTTCCTAACGATTTTGTTGCGAATGGTAGTGCTGAAACAGCCCTAGGTAATATTGCTTCTGACATCAACCTAAAGCTTGCTGAACAGCCTATTTATTCCGGAAGCCTGGCCCTTACAGATTTTAATCTGGCTGCATTTAGTCCTGAGCCCGGACTTTTTCAAAAAACTACTTTCAAAGGCACGATTAACGGAAATGGCTTAAGCATTGATGATGCTGATTTCCAACTGGATGCTAATTTCAAGTATTTGGGGATAAATCATTATCGTTACAAGAACATATCCACCAATGCTCATTTCGCAAAATCTTTTTTTGAAGGGAAACTGGATATACAGGACCCTAACCTCAAATTCTCACTCAATGGTACGCTTGACCTGAGGAATGGTAAAGAGGACATAGTGCTTCAGGCAAAGCTGGACACTGCTTTTCTAAAAACGCTAAATCTTACAGAAGAAGAAATTTTTATCAGGACTGAGCTATCCACTAATACCAAAGGATTTAAAGTTGATGATCTGGTTGGTAATGCTTCTTTCAGAAAGCTGTTTGTTAGCTATGAAAACAGAAACCTTGCGATAGACACATTATCATTTACTTCCATTAAAGACCAAAATGAAAGGATATTTAGCCTTTACTCGGATAAGTTTGACGCTAACCTCAGAGGGGATTATGATTTTTCTTATTTAGTAAATGATGTGGAAGAGCTGGTCAAAGAGTATCGCTTGATCTTCACCAATAATGCTGAGGACTTACAGGCATATTATAGTAGCAAACAGGTGAAGCCTATTGAATCCTACCGGAATGATAAGTATGAGCTGAACTATGATATTTCTCTTGATGATATTAACCCGCTATTACAATTATTTGATCCGCAACTTAGCATTTCAAATAACACCCGTCTGAATGGCAAATTTACGGGAGGATATACTAATATTATTACCCTGCACAGTAAAATAGACACCATCAAGTATGCTAACAGTATCTTGTTAGATAATACTGTTGATATTTCCACTTCAAAAATTGCAGACAGCACTGAAATTCTTGCGATGGTTTATCTGGAGTCTGAAAGACAGGAGATTGACAAAGATGAATTAAATTTAAATACGGAGAACTTTATCTTTGAAGCCATCTGGAGTGATGACCACATTGATTTTCAGCAAAATGTAAAGCAAGAGTATACGAATAATCATGCTGCTATCTCCGGTGAATTACGTTTTCTTAATGATACTACCGAGGTTATTTTTAACCCTTCTGACTTACTTGTCTTAGATCATCCCTGGTATTTTTCTGACAGCAATAAAATCGTTTACTCAGACAAAGAACTAGTTTTTAACAGCTTTTCTCTATTTAATGAATCCCATGATGAAGGGCTACAGGAAATTGCGTTATTTGGCTCATTATCTGAAGATCCTGAGAAAATGCTGACTTTAAAAGTTGATAACTTTCAGGTGGATAATCTTAGTCCGCTCCTCAAAAGGAACTATCAGGGAGAAGTGAACGGGTTTATGGATATCCAAAACGTTTTTGAATCCGCATCCGATAGCACCCGGCAACTTGTACTTGACAGCGAGTTTTCTATTGGTGATTTTAGCATCAACAATTTTGCAGTAGGTAAAATCATCACTTTGGCAGATTGGGATAATATCAATAAAGAGCTCAGGCTGAACTTAATGGTGAACCGGGATGGTGAGCGCATCATATCTTTAAACGGCGGCTACAAGCCCCGCTTAATCAACGATCCTCTTAATATGAAGGCCACATTTCAGAATATGAATATCAACATTCTGGAGCCTTATTTTGACGAATTTTTCTCTGAGTTTGGCGGAACAGCCGATGGTGAGTTTAGTATTTCAGGTAGTTTGCAGTATCCCATCCTTATGGGGCAGGGAAATATTCAGGATGGAAGTATCAAAATCAACTACCTGAATACCAGTTATACTTTTGATGGAGGCATCTTTTTTGACGAAAACACAATAGGTGTAAAAGACCTTGCGCTATTTGACCAACGAAATAATAAAGCGGTATTCAATGGAGGCTTTTTCCATGATGGCTTTACCAATTTTGTCATTGACCTGACCGGAGACCTTGATAATGTGGCTGTACTCAATACCGGCCTTAAAGACAATGACCTTTTTTATGGAAAAGGTTATGCTACCGGAAAGGTGAATTTATTAGGAGCGATCGAGAATATGAACATCTCTGCCCGGGTCACTACTGAAAAAGGGACCAAGATTTTTATTCCTATGGAAAGTATTGAAGATGTGCAGCAATCGGACTTCATAAGCTTTGTAAATTTTAAAGATAGTATTAAGAATGAGTCAGGCGTCGACAAAATTAACCCTACAGGCGTAAACCTTGACCTGGAAATTGATATCTCGCCTGATGCTTATGGCGAACTGATTTTTGATATCAAAACCGGTGATATCATCCGTGGAAGAGGTGATGGGCAGTTACAATTACTTCTCTCATCAGCAGGAGAGTTCAGTATGTTTGGAGATATCTCATTCCTGGAGGGGGGCTATAATTTTACGTTATACAATATCATCAATAAGGAATTCAAGATTCAGCCCGGCAGCACTATTTCCTGGCTGGGTGACCCCTATGGGGGTATTGTAGATATTACGGCTACCTACCAGCAGTTAGCATCTCTTGAGCCTCTGATCAATATCAGTGATGAAGAGACTTCTGATGAAATAAGGCGCCGATATGACGCGATTGTAAATATGGATCTCACCGGGGATCTTATGTCACCCAATATTGATTTTGCCATTGATGTTCAGAACTATCCGGAAAATAATGTTCAGCTACAGGCAGCAGTGGAGACCTTAAAAAATAATGCGCTTTATGGTGAAGAAGAGTTAAAAAGACAGGTTTTTAGCCTTATTGTGCTCAGACGTTTCTCCGAGCTCGGGTCATTTGAAGGCAGTGGTAACTTCGTGAGCAGTAGCGTAAGTGAATTTCTTTCCAACCAGTTCAGCTATTGGCTAAGCCAGGTAGATGAGAACCTTGAAATTGATGTAGATCTGGGGTCTTTTGATGAAGATAGATTTAACACATTTCAGTTAAGACTTTCTTACACTTTTTTAGATGGCCGCTTAAGGGTAACACGAGATGGAGGATTTACAAACGTAAATAACGAAGCTGATGCAGCCAGTGTAATCGGAGACGTAACGCTGGAATACCTACTTACACAGAATGGCAAGTACCGGGTAAAAGTTTATAATAAAAATAATTTTAATAGCCTGTTGAGTGGTGTTGGAGCAACAAATTACACCAATCAGGGTATTAGTTTGATGCACGTGGAGAGCTTTGATAAAATAAAAGAACTCTTTATTAATGCTCGCAATACAGCAATTGATAAAAACAATGTCCTACCAAGCCAGCAGGTTCAAGATAGTACCCAGCTTGAACCTACTGGTAATATTCCTTTTTTCAAACCAGATAAAGGCAAAGAACTAATTCCTGAATAA
- the tsaD gene encoding tRNA (adenosine(37)-N6)-threonylcarbamoyltransferase complex transferase subunit TsaD produces MNESLLNLKETDTVNILAVESSCDDTSAAVIQNGKILSNIVASQSVHEKYGGVVPELASRAHQQHIVPVVHQALSNANITKSMLNGVAFTRGPGLLGSLLVGASFIKSMAYALDIPLLAVDHMQAHILAHFIDAPKPSFPFICLTVSGGHTQIVQVNSFLDMEILGETQDDAVGEAFDKCAKLMGLPYPGGPYIDRLAQEGDPDKFTFPMTNMPDLQYSFSGIKTAFLNFLKKHENKNADFIENNKADIAASIQKTLIAMLMEKLESAATQTGICEIAIAGGVSANQGLRAKLDELSKEKGWTIYLPKLEYCTDNAAMIAITAHYLLLAGNEASLRIDPDARLHFMRY; encoded by the coding sequence ATGAATGAATCCCTGCTAAACCTTAAAGAAACTGACACAGTTAACATATTGGCAGTAGAATCATCCTGCGATGATACCTCTGCTGCTGTAATACAAAACGGGAAGATATTAAGCAACATTGTAGCTTCTCAATCAGTTCATGAAAAATATGGTGGAGTAGTGCCTGAATTAGCCTCCAGAGCTCATCAACAACACATCGTACCTGTAGTACACCAAGCTCTTTCTAACGCAAATATAACAAAAAGTATGCTTAATGGTGTAGCATTTACCCGAGGACCAGGATTATTAGGCTCACTGTTGGTAGGAGCATCGTTCATTAAGTCAATGGCTTATGCTTTGGATATACCACTTTTGGCAGTAGATCATATGCAGGCGCATATTTTAGCTCATTTTATTGATGCACCCAAGCCCAGTTTCCCTTTCATCTGTCTTACTGTCAGTGGTGGACATACTCAGATCGTGCAGGTGAACAGTTTTTTGGACATGGAAATCCTTGGAGAGACTCAGGATGATGCGGTGGGAGAGGCCTTTGATAAATGTGCAAAACTAATGGGTTTGCCTTATCCCGGAGGCCCGTATATTGACAGACTTGCTCAGGAAGGTGATCCTGACAAATTTACTTTTCCTATGACCAATATGCCGGATTTGCAGTATTCTTTTAGCGGCATCAAGACTGCTTTTCTCAATTTTTTAAAAAAGCATGAAAATAAAAACGCTGACTTTATTGAAAACAATAAAGCAGATATAGCCGCTAGCATTCAAAAAACGCTGATTGCTATGTTGATGGAAAAACTAGAAAGCGCAGCAACCCAAACTGGTATTTGCGAAATTGCGATTGCCGGAGGAGTTTCAGCCAACCAGGGGTTAAGAGCAAAGCTGGATGAGCTATCCAAAGAAAAAGGCTGGACTATTTATTTGCCCAAACTGGAATACTGTACCGATAATGCTGCCATGATTGCTATTACTGCACATTATCTTTTGCTGGCAGGTAATGAGGCGAGTTTACGTATAGATCCCGATGCGCGTCTTCATTTTATGCGTTATTGA
- a CDS encoding DUF533 domain-containing protein, with protein sequence MDFRKKGWLKQYLHLRNNYTLKKEYDRLMEIENAHEPETILYELLQPTGFLYGHPANIPINYKSFLRALRTEKMPMQDKTKIILTESFLHSGLISPRYQQISQRLDVADALLESAIFIGKFYRAVYPNLFTTHTSGFFRRDKKGLELSEYLIGMRVGDDAQASNFWGQFFRSSLLFLDVLYFGQWLHAFRTDHAAEQLLQNHREDRLLIFKTILAAAYANKTLEKEEKQLIQSYLEVAQFDEETHKNTLELIDKGLNISALEITTAQSQVMKKHLLELAILTVCADREVNQAEQEFLDKLRKKLKLDYMTFQSSMIAVESFIVEYWQQIQMQDEDKIKALGTHLLNRISLMLKEQEESLIQALNQHPHLVKLLLKNQQEKLSTEDRNKIRKGLFEVINTLPYFTAIALPKAYLTFPNLMEVLPQDLLLHKSLNNA encoded by the coding sequence ATGGATTTTCGTAAAAAAGGCTGGTTAAAACAATACCTTCATCTGAGAAATAACTATACCTTAAAAAAGGAATATGACAGGCTCATGGAGATAGAAAATGCGCATGAGCCAGAAACTATTCTTTATGAGTTATTGCAACCTACCGGTTTCCTTTATGGGCATCCAGCCAACATTCCAATCAACTATAAATCTTTTTTGAGGGCATTGCGAACCGAAAAGATGCCCATGCAGGACAAAACCAAAATCATACTCACTGAAAGTTTTCTCCATAGCGGTCTGATTTCGCCCCGCTATCAGCAGATTAGTCAAAGGTTAGATGTTGCGGATGCTTTACTGGAGTCAGCAATTTTTATTGGAAAATTTTACCGGGCGGTATATCCCAATTTATTTACCACACATACCTCAGGCTTTTTCAGACGAGATAAGAAGGGCTTGGAGTTATCCGAATACCTCATTGGTATGAGAGTAGGAGATGATGCCCAAGCTTCAAATTTCTGGGGACAGTTTTTCAGAAGTAGCCTTTTGTTTCTGGATGTATTGTACTTCGGTCAATGGCTTCACGCTTTTAGAACTGATCATGCTGCTGAACAACTACTTCAAAACCACCGGGAAGACAGGCTACTCATTTTTAAAACCATATTAGCAGCAGCCTATGCCAATAAAACGTTAGAAAAAGAAGAAAAACAACTCATCCAAAGTTATCTGGAAGTAGCACAATTTGACGAAGAAACGCATAAGAATACGCTTGAGTTGATTGACAAAGGCCTGAACATTTCAGCGCTTGAAATTACCACGGCTCAATCTCAGGTCATGAAGAAGCACTTATTGGAACTGGCAATACTCACAGTTTGTGCCGACAGAGAAGTCAATCAGGCAGAGCAGGAATTTCTGGATAAACTTAGGAAAAAGCTCAAACTGGATTATATGACTTTTCAGAGCAGTATGATTGCTGTAGAAAGTTTTATTGTGGAGTATTGGCAGCAGATTCAAATGCAGGACGAAGACAAGATCAAAGCTTTAGGAACGCATTTACTTAACAGAATTTCACTCATGCTCAAAGAACAGGAGGAGTCACTGATCCAAGCGTTAAACCAGCATCCGCATCTTGTTAAACTTTTGCTAAAAAATCAACAGGAAAAGTTAAGTACTGAAGACCGGAATAAAATTAGAAAAGGGCTATTTGAGGTGATCAATACCTTACCTTATTTCACTGCAATAGCATTACCAAAAGCTTACCTGACTTTTCCGAATTTGATGGAAGTACTACCTCAGGATTTGTTATTGCATAAAAGCCTCAATAACGCATAA
- the smpB gene encoding SsrA-binding protein SmpB, with protein sequence MAQNDKQRFSNKININNRKARYEYHFLDKYVAGIQLTGTEIKSIREGKVNLQEGYCYMKKGELFVKQMHITPYKQGTHYNHEADRERKLLLKKKELDKIESKTNEKGLTLVPTRLFINDRGLAKLEIALAKGKKLYDKREDIKKKDVKRELDRMKI encoded by the coding sequence ATGGCACAAAACGATAAACAACGATTTTCAAATAAGATAAATATTAATAATCGTAAAGCACGTTACGAGTATCATTTTCTGGACAAATATGTAGCAGGAATACAGTTGACAGGAACAGAAATAAAGTCTATCCGAGAAGGAAAAGTAAATCTTCAGGAGGGATATTGTTATATGAAGAAGGGGGAGCTTTTTGTGAAACAAATGCACATTACACCCTACAAACAGGGAACGCATTATAATCATGAAGCTGATCGTGAAAGAAAATTATTACTTAAAAAAAAGGAACTGGATAAAATAGAGTCCAAGACTAATGAAAAAGGCCTGACGCTGGTGCCAACCCGTCTGTTTATCAATGACAGAGGGCTTGCCAAGCTTGAAATTGCTTTAGCAAAAGGTAAAAAACTCTACGATAAGCGAGAAGATATTAAAAAGAAAGATGTGAAACGGGAGTTAGACCGGATGAAGATTTAG
- a CDS encoding HNH endonuclease: protein MNRTVLLLNQDYSPLAICSMERAFILVFLNKAELLTEVENDLLHTVDQSFPMPAVIRLYRYVRIPYRGVVLTRQNIFRRDRFSCQYCGTTKNLTLDHVVPRSKGGQTSWGNLVTACRRCNTNKGDRSPEAAGLKLLKKPHKPTYIMFLRDYSGAMRKEWQPFLNYAS from the coding sequence ATGAATCGTACAGTGTTACTCCTGAATCAGGATTATAGCCCCTTAGCCATTTGCTCAATGGAGCGTGCCTTTATTCTTGTATTTTTAAACAAAGCTGAACTTTTAACTGAAGTGGAAAACGATTTGCTGCATACCGTAGATCAGTCATTTCCTATGCCCGCCGTAATCCGGCTCTATAGATATGTTCGTATTCCTTATAGAGGTGTTGTGCTCACGCGCCAAAACATTTTCAGAAGAGATCGTTTTAGTTGCCAATACTGTGGTACTACTAAAAATCTGACTTTAGATCATGTAGTACCTCGTTCTAAGGGTGGCCAGACAAGTTGGGGTAACCTGGTAACCGCCTGTCGCAGATGTAATACCAACAAAGGAGATCGTTCCCCAGAAGCAGCGGGACTCAAACTGCTCAAAAAACCACATAAGCCAACCTACATCATGTTCCTCCGTGATTATTCCGGAGCTATGCGTAAAGAGTGGCAACCTTTTCTGAATTACGCCTCTTGA
- a CDS encoding ABC transporter ATP-binding protein: MLKAERIVKSYGKLKVLKSIDLVIDQGRIVSIVGASGAGKSTLLHILGTLDKPDEGRVWLGDIELSKLKGNDLALYRNQNIGFIFQFHNLMPEFTALENVCIPGYLAGKKSDREIVSRGRELLNLLGLKERLDHKPNEMSGGEQQRTAVARALMNNPAVVFADEPSGNLDSHTAEELHQLFFRLRDEIGQTFVIVTHNEELADMADEKFEIKDGVIFTE; the protein is encoded by the coding sequence ATGCTTAAGGCAGAACGCATTGTAAAAAGTTACGGTAAACTTAAAGTACTAAAATCAATAGATTTAGTCATTGATCAGGGAAGGATAGTATCTATCGTTGGTGCTTCAGGTGCGGGGAAGAGCACTTTATTGCATATACTAGGTACATTGGATAAACCGGACGAAGGCAGAGTATGGCTGGGAGATATTGAGTTATCTAAGCTTAAGGGTAATGATTTAGCATTATACAGAAACCAGAATATTGGTTTTATATTTCAATTTCATAATCTAATGCCTGAGTTTACTGCTTTAGAAAATGTTTGTATACCTGGATATCTGGCAGGAAAAAAAAGTGATCGTGAAATAGTAAGTAGGGGCAGAGAGCTGTTGAATCTTCTGGGGCTTAAAGAAAGGCTTGATCATAAACCCAATGAGATGTCGGGAGGTGAGCAGCAACGTACGGCAGTTGCACGTGCCTTGATGAACAATCCAGCAGTAGTTTTTGCTGATGAACCTAGTGGCAACCTTGACTCCCATACGGCTGAAGAACTTCACCAGCTTTTCTTTCGTCTCCGGGATGAAATAGGTCAAACTTTTGTCATCGTAACTCATAATGAAGAACTTGCTGATATGGCAGATGAAAAATTTGAAATCAAAGATGGGGTGATTTTTACGGAATAA
- a CDS encoding sigma-54 dependent transcriptional regulator — MDTMGKSILVVEDEENLRGLLSKILSLEGFKILEAGDVTTAKDILLSETIHLVVTDVMLPDINGIEFTKYIKKEYPLTEVVVLTAFGNVKDGVKAMKLGAFDYLTKGDGDDMLPLIAKKAIEKSILHRQVQEMDFRTDSRSSFKKIIGKSRPVKKMIELAKKVAVTDTTVLLLGETGTGKELLAEAIHLASRRRKGPFVTINCAAIPKDLQESELFGHKKGAFTGATMDKKGYFEVADRGTIFLDELGEMSQELQAKLLRALENKTFNRVGDTNPIPVDIRIIAATNRDLLDENNSEFRRDLYYRLSTFAIELPPLRQRPEDLELIAFHFLKAYAEQVNKEIIKIEPEFMYYLRRYHWPGNVRELKNVIERAVILSDGRELTVDTLPNEVLAASHQEIQSPKNEVMHEENAYSTYESEPSGDNIDLKTVEQEHILRVLTMVNGNKSEAAKRLDIGLATLYRKLKEYNVG; from the coding sequence ATGGATACTATGGGAAAGTCAATTTTGGTAGTTGAAGATGAAGAGAATTTAAGGGGGTTGCTTTCTAAAATTTTAAGTCTTGAGGGTTTTAAAATACTTGAAGCAGGTGATGTAACTACAGCAAAAGACATTTTGCTTTCTGAGACAATACATTTGGTAGTGACCGATGTAATGCTACCGGACATTAATGGAATAGAATTTACAAAATATATCAAAAAAGAATATCCGCTTACTGAAGTGGTAGTGCTTACTGCTTTTGGTAATGTGAAAGATGGGGTAAAAGCCATGAAGCTAGGTGCTTTCGATTACCTCACTAAAGGTGATGGTGACGATATGCTACCCTTGATTGCCAAGAAAGCGATAGAGAAATCTATTCTACACCGTCAGGTACAGGAAATGGATTTTAGAACCGATTCTCGTTCAAGCTTTAAGAAAATCATAGGAAAATCCCGCCCTGTTAAAAAAATGATTGAGCTTGCTAAGAAAGTCGCTGTTACTGATACGACAGTGCTTTTACTTGGTGAAACCGGTACAGGAAAAGAGTTACTCGCAGAAGCTATTCATCTTGCAAGCCGGAGGCGTAAGGGGCCGTTTGTGACAATTAACTGTGCGGCTATTCCTAAAGATTTACAGGAGTCTGAGCTGTTTGGCCATAAAAAAGGTGCGTTTACAGGTGCTACCATGGATAAGAAAGGTTACTTTGAAGTAGCTGACCGTGGAACCATCTTCTTAGATGAACTCGGAGAGATGAGTCAGGAACTTCAGGCTAAGTTACTTCGTGCACTAGAGAATAAAACATTTAACAGAGTAGGAGACACCAATCCTATACCTGTGGATATCAGGATCATTGCGGCTACCAATAGGGATTTACTGGATGAGAATAACAGTGAGTTTCGCAGAGATCTTTATTACAGGCTAAGTACTTTTGCGATTGAATTACCCCCTTTAAGACAGCGTCCTGAGGATTTGGAGCTGATTGCTTTTCACTTTTTAAAAGCTTATGCTGAACAGGTGAATAAAGAAATTATAAAAATTGAGCCTGAATTCATGTATTACCTCAGGCGTTATCACTGGCCTGGCAACGTAAGAGAACTAAAAAATGTCATTGAGAGAGCTGTAATACTTTCTGATGGACGTGAACTTACTGTAGATACGCTGCCAAATGAAGTTTTGGCTGCTTCTCACCAAGAAATTCAGAGTCCAAAGAATGAAGTGATGCATGAAGAAAATGCATATTCTACCTATGAATCTGAACCCTCAGGTGACAATATTGATTTGAAGACAGTAGAGCAAGAACATATTCTGCGGGTATTAACTATGGTAAACGGGAATAAATCTGAAGCAGCGAAAAGACTAGACATTGGTCTGGCCACCCTTTATCGTAAGCTTAAAGAGTATAATGTGGGGTAA